In one window of Podospora pseudopauciseta strain CBS 411.78 chromosome 2 map unlocalized CBS411.78m_2.2, whole genome shotgun sequence DNA:
- a CDS encoding uncharacterized protein (COG:S; EggNog:ENOG503NXV6): MSFTSSLVHDFVKRLEHGQPTENITRHAEIPWFDIGDASDRELLVTHSSPCSFTLGTGASIYTDVLIPALTAARREVILVTCFWAPSATLSALHDALVKLAAHRRALLNDTRSKGTTPIPPLRVRVCFSSRSLLQKLLHPQSRDGYIYPPSSWQAALGLPDPALLESAAIQLQAKSLFLLPFSVMHPKFVIVDRQRAFIPSCNVSWEPWLEGCVEVTGPAVSGLLSFYSRTWEPEHGGVQPPLERNHLLEPPAFDVRMAGLALVASAAHRRAALLPESPSPIPTLLLPSSCHRNPHFRPFPWQKDPKPPGTPLNVALLALLEGARRSIYVQTPNLTCQAVLRAVLSALQRGVDVDIVTSRNLMLLEQLVTAGTTTSWCLRSLLRRFRKLERSKPESLPAEMELGHVPLGRLRISYFRPQPSLTMRTHTKEEEPVHSHLKLIMVDDKYTVLGSGNLDRASWYTSQELGILFHSTDLANIVGTEVDCVLADRLELVFDSAAP, encoded by the coding sequence atgAGTTTCACGTCCAGTCTTGTACACGACTTCGTCAAGCGACTGGAACACGGCCAGCCAACTGAAAACATCACCCGCCATGCTGAGATTCCCTGGTTCGACATTGGTGACGCGTCGGACCGAGAGCTGCTTGTCACGCACAGCTCGCCATGCAGCTTCACCTTGGGCACTGGTGCCTCCATCTACACCGACGTGCTGATTCCCGCCCTCACCGCCGCCCGGCGCGAGGTGATTCTCGTGACTTGCTTCTGGGCCCCGTCAGCTACGCTCTCGGCCCTCCATGACGCTCTCGTCAAGCTGGCTGCCCACCGGCGTGCGCTCCTCAACGACACCAGGTCCAAGGGCACcactcccatcccacccTTGCGAGTTCGCGTCTGCTTTTCATCACGGTCTCTACTGCAGAAGCTGCTGCATCCACAGTCACGAGATGGCTACATCTACCCGCCGTCGTCGTGGCAAGCTGCCCTGGGCCTGCCAGACCCTGCTTTGCTGGAAAGCGCTGCTATTCAGCTCCAGGCCAAAAGTCTCTTCCTCCTGCCCTTCAGCGTGATGCACCCCAAGTTTGTCATTGTAGACAGGCAGCGTGCCTTTATCCCCAGCTGTAATGTCAGCTGGGAGCCTTGGCTCGAGGGTTGCGTCGAGGTGACAGGGCCGGCGGTTAGCGGCCTCTTGTCGTTTTATTCTCGGACCTGGGAGCCCGAGCACGGCGGTGTCCAGCCACCCCTTGAGCGGAACCACCTCCTCGAGCCACCGGCGTTCGATGTCCGGATGGCGGGGCTTGCCTTGGTTGCCAGCGCCGCCCACCGCcgcgccgccctcctccccgaaTCTCCGTCGCCTATTCCAACTCTTCTGCTACCCTCGTCATGTCACCGGAACCCACATTTCCGTCCCTTTCCTTGGCAAAAGGACCCCAAACCCCCGGGCACGCCCCTCAACGTCGCACTACTTGCGCTTCTTGAAGGGGCTCGGCGGTCCATCTACGTGCAGACACCAAATCTCACCTGTCAAGCGGTGCTCCGCGCTGTCTTGAGCGCTCTCCAGCGAGGAGTTGATGTTGACATTGTCACCAGCCGCAATCTCATGCTTCTGGAGCAGCTCGTGACGGCGGGCACCACAACTTCATGGTGCCTTCGGTCTCTGCTGCGCCGGTTCCGGAAGTTGGAGCGTTCAAAGCCAGAGTCTCTCCCCGCCGAGATGGAACTTGGCCATGTCCCCCTTGGAAGGCTACGCATCTCTTACTTCCGCCCCCAGCCGAGTCTCACAATGCGCACACATACCAAAGAGGAAGAACCAGTGCACTCTCATCTGAAGCTCATCATGGTGGATGACAAGTATACCGTGCTTGGTTCGGGCAATCTAGACCGTGCAAGCTGGTACACAAGTCAAGAGCTGGGCATACTCTTTCATAGCACCGATCTTGCCAACATCGTTGGCACCGAAGTCGACTGTGTGTTAGCGGACAGACTCGAGCTTGTTTTCGACTCGGCAGCACCTTGA
- a CDS encoding uncharacterized protein (COG:G; EggNog:ENOG503NU7U): MTAKLSANAQMAPPTADQADQHHDQSLRKVKAEQDPLSASPSIDVEHSDVDEKSLLRKIDWRLLPAVGVLYLLSFLDRSNVGNARIEGLTGDLHMTGNQYLTGLTLYFVGYVIFEVPCNIILKRTTPRFWLPTLTILWGIVATLMGIVQDLTGFFIARFFLGVTESGLFPGVVYYFSMWYKRRERQFRISLFFSAAALAGSFGGILAYGIGHMRGIVWENGWRWIFILEGIATVVVAVFAYWFIYNYPDTAEFLTAKERSFIRNRLAADSDATHDERFTWGNVAKALKDPKCWLYGLSFHTMSLPLYTFSLFLPSIIRDLGYTAANAQLLTIPPYAFAFFTTLTVATFSEKYGQRAIPLIGSASFAMIGYIILLANTDPKSQPGLSYTGTFFAAGGIYPATALALSWPAINVSGQTKRAVANGMQISIGNLGAVLGTQLYRQNDGPRYIVGHSFALGYLAGNIIVSLILYLILKKENTRRDDITAEVKEVGELHGDWDGDDDARWRFQY; this comes from the exons ATGACGGCCAAGCTCTCAGCAAATGCCCAAATGGCGCCTCCTACGGCTGACCAGGCAGACCAACATCATGACCAGAGTCTTCGGAAAGTGAAGGCCGAGCAAGACCCCTTGTCAGCCTCGCCGTCCATCGATGTCGAGCACAGCGATGTGGACGAAAAGTCACTCTTGCGTAAGATCGACTGGCGCCTCTTGCCCGCCGTCGGTGTGCTGTATCTTCTGTCCTTTCTCGACCGCAGCAATGTTGGCAATGCAAGGATCGAGGGCCTTACAGGCGACCTACACATGACCGGAAATCAGTACCTCACCGGCCTGACATTGTATTTCGTAGGCTATGTCATCTTCGAG GTTCCATGTAACATCATCCTCAAGCGGACCACCCCTAGGTTTTGGTTGCCAACCCTGACCATTCTGTGGGGCATCGTGGCCACGCTGATGGGCATTGTTCAAGACTTGACAGGCTTTTTCATTGCCCGCTTTTTCTTGGGCGTCACAGAGTCTGGTCTCTTCCCCGGCGTGGTGTACTACTTTTCAATGTGGTATAAGCGACGGGAGAGACAATTTCGCATCTCACTTTTCTTCAGTGCGGCAGCGCTTGCCGGTTCGTTTGGTGGAATTCTCGCCTATGGCATCGGACACATGCGAGGGATTGTGTGGGAAAACGGCTGGCGATGGATCTTTATTCTC GAGGGCATTGCTACCGTCGTGGTTGCCGTGTTTGCGTATTGGTTCATCTACAACTACCCAGACACGGCCGAGTTCCTGACAGCTAAGGAACGGAGTTTCATCCGGAACCGTCTTGCTGCTGACAGCGATGCCACCCATGACGAGCGTTTCACATGGGGCAACGTTGCCAAGGCACTCAAGGACCCAAAGTGTTGGCTCTACGGCCTCAGTTTCCACACAATGAGCCTGCCTCTCTACAccttctctcttttcttg CCCTCCATCATCAGAGATCTCGGCTACACTGCAGCCAACGCCCAGCTCTTGACCATCCCCCCTTATGCTTTCGCCTTCTTCACAACCCTGACGGTGGCAACCTTTTCCGAAAAGTACGGGCAACGCGCCATTCCGCTCATCGGCTCGGCATCCTTTGCCATGATAGGCTACATTATCCTGCTGGCCAACACGGACCCCAAGAGCCAGCCAGGGCTCTCATATACGGGAACCTTCTTTGCCGCCGGAGGTATCTACCCAGCGACGGCCTTGGCGCTGTCGTGGCCGGCCATCAACGTCTCGGGCCAGACAAAACGAGCAGTCGCCAACGGTATGCAGATCAGCATTGGAAACCTGGGTGCTGTGCTAGGAACACAGCTCTACCGGCAAAACGACGGGCCCCGGTACATTGTCGGGCACAGCTTTGCGCTGGGCTACTTGGCAGGAAACATCATTGTATCGCTGATTCTGTACTTGATTTTGAAGAAGGAAAACACCAGGCGGGATGACATCACggccgaggtcaaggaggtgGGCGAGCTGCACGGGGACTGggacggcgacgacgacgcgcGGTGGCGTTTTCAGTACTGA
- a CDS encoding uncharacterized protein (EggNog:ENOG503NWMU; COG:S), with product MSDDGPAASAPAAPVAEAGGAAGHSQGGLHSETRPKRISTHSPVIEDIASLTSPRLFTPNPFSRKNTSLDIDDYFTGPRDIQKHSKWPIFLQMHGSILPKMILPLLAIGAWASLITILSMKVYMLGINSILLTVLGFVVGLSLSFRSSTAYERYNEGRKYWAQLILATQNLGRIYWVHASGRKDVPEEKKDLVKRREVLEKLTAMNLLVAFAVALKHKLRFEPYTCYEDISSLISHLDTFAKVATEEDPENAHRTFKRPSFFKSVGEYLGVSFAESNPRKSLKKAAVPLGNLPLEILSYLASFTDELALSGRLPVTMHQTMAYNNIMSLNDVLVGTERVLTTPLPIAYSIAIAQITWVYILLLPFQLVKVLEWITIPATVAAAYIILGILFIGREIENPFGQDVNDLPLEAYAAQVAAEMDVIASRPVRPSYEWIESKDNHVLWPLSHSGWPVWMNRPEEKIHEAVNHKVLATFHSKRAKEEAIAQGKVHSEKNGHKTVSVEAV from the exons ATGTCCGACGATGGCCCTGCTGCCAGCGCCCCGGCTGCTCCTGTAGCTGAAGCTGGAGGGGCTGCCGGCCACAGCCAAGGCGGTCTTCACAGCGAGACAAGACCAAAGCGCATCAGCACCCACAGCCCCGTGATAGAGGACATTGCTTCGCTTACCTCGCCCCGACTCTTCACCCCAAATCCCTTCAGTCGCAAGAACACATCGTTGGATATTGATGATTACTTT ACAGGTCCACGCGATATCCAGAAACACTCCAAATGGCCCATCTTCCTCCAGATGCATGGCAGCATCCTGCCCAAGATGATTCTGCCCTTGCTCGCTATTGGCGCCTGGGCGtctctcatcaccatccttAGTATGAAAGTGTACATGC TCGGCATAAACAGCATCCTGCTCACCGTCCTCGGTTTTGTCGTCGGTCTGAGCTTGTCATTCCGCAGCTCCACGGCCTATGAGCGCTACAACGAAGGCAGAAAGTACTGGGCGCAGCTGATTCTGGCAACCCAGAATTTGGGTCGGATCTACTGGGTGCACGCTTCTGGCCGCAAAGATGTGCccgaagagaagaaggacctgGTGAAGAGACGCGAAGTCCTGGAGAAACT TACCGCTATGAATCTTTTGGTGGCATTTGCTGTTGCCCTTAAGCACAAGCTGCGCTTCGAACCATACACGTGCTACGAGGACATCTCGAGTCTCATTTCGCACCTGGATACCTTTGCCAAGGTGGCCACCGAGGAGGACCCCGAAAATGCGCACCGGACCTTCAAGCGCCCGAGTTTCTTCAAGAGCGTGGGCGAGTACCTGGGAGTGTCGTTTGCAGAAAGCAACCCACGCAAGTCCCTTAAGAAGGCTGCCGTCCCCCTGggcaacctccccctcgaGATTCTGTCGTACCTTGCCTCCTTCACCGACGAGCTCGCCCTCAGCGGCCGCCTGCCCGTCACCATGCACCAGACCATGGCCTACAACAACATCATGTCGCTCAACGACGTGCTTGTGGGCACGGAAAGAGTGCTCACCACGCCGCTCCCCATTGCCTACTCGATCGCCATCGCCCAAATCACATGGGTGTAcatcctgctgctgcccttcCAGCTCGTCAAGGTGCTGGAGTGGATCACGATTCCCGCTACAGTTGCCGCGGCGTATATCATCCTGGGCATTCTGTTCATCGGTCGCGAAATCGAAAACCCTTTTGGCCAGGACGTCAACGACCTACCCCTCGAGGCCTATGCTGCTCAGGTGGCCGCCGAGATGGACGTGATCGCCAGCCGTCCCGTCCGCCCCAGCTACGAGTGGATAGAATCCAAGGACAACCACGTCCTGTGGCCCCTGTCCCACTCGGGCTGGCCCGTGTGGATGAACCGTCCCGAAGAAAAGATTCACGAGGCCGTCAACCACAAGGTCCTGGCCACCTTTCACAGCAAACGAGCCAAGGAAGAGGCGATTGCACAAGGAAAAGTGCACTCGGAAAAGAATGGCCACAAAACGGTGAGCGTTGAGGCCGTGTAG
- a CDS encoding uncharacterized protein (EggNog:ENOG503P1M9), producing the protein MDAANLAEKKELKQAFVLATLISTIAGTFITGINLYDRLVEQRRQRKRDKGQNKRIKELEARLNTAEEERTKLKEEQGKQGQRKRAKGGGSASDSDADDDHDRDDDGARHLRRSLQHGGPSIQREYDRFYNTMGQKFARGDLVAQTQLQSQIIVLQSTVIKLLEEALLTGQPPDLSRLYNTSEFAREGSIRALQDQYQRFLQSAPIPRRGPRPGAPIRRTSSTPSLRGDAASEAGWDHPPVRKALPPAAADNLYHDDSRSGTNRKDPLFCPYAVDLQHSQSPTLVHVTCPACGTLLENPPADRDEREGRQSSWRIEKEVVIRDRDRDWERRGRSSSRGSRYGDKDEKVDTKSFILTPRFVAKCHRPDSGYACYLCLCHRDRDTLCKTEETLVSHVAGKHSIAEYRQDRDIKEMARTLPYR; encoded by the exons atggaCGCTGCCAACTTGGCTGAGAAAAAAGAGTTGAAG CAAGCATTTGTCCTCGCAACGCTCATCTCGACCATTGCAGGCACATTCATCACAGGCATCAACCTCTACGACCGCTTGGTCGAGCAGCGCCGGCAGAGGAAGCGGGACAAGGGCCAAAACAAACGAatcaaggagctcgaggcgCGTTTGAACAcggccgaggaagagaggaCGAAACTGAAGGAAGAGCAAGGCAAACAGGGTCAGAGAAAGAGAGCAAAGGGTGGCGGTTCCGCGTCTGATTCCGATGCGGATGATGACCACGACCgagacgatgatggcgccCGCCATCTTCGACGCTCTCTTCAGCACGGCGGCCCAAGTATCCAGCGAGAGTACGACCGCTTCTACAATACGATGGGACAAAAGTTTGCCCGGGGTGACC TGGTCGCTCAAACCCAGCTGCAGAGCCAAATCATAGTACTCCAAAGCACCGTCATCAAGCTCTTGGAGGAAGCCCTGCTTACTGGCCAACCGCCAGATCTGAGCAGGCTGTACAACACATCCGAGTTTGCGCGCGAGGGCAGCATTCGCGCCCTCCAAGATCAGTATCAGCGTTTCCTCCAGTCCGCCCCGATCCCCAGACGAGGGCCAAGGCCTGGAGCGCCCATCCGCCGTACGTCCTCCACGCCCTCTCTTCGAGGAGATGCAGCAAGTGAGGCTGGCTGGGACCATCCACCTGTACGAAAAGCACTCCCTCCTGCAGCAGCCGACAATCTGTATCATGACGACAGCCGGAGCGGCACCAACAGAAAAGACCCTCTATTCTGCCCATATGCGGTAGACTTGCAGCATAGCCAGTCTCCCACACTGGTCCACGTCACCTGCCCGGCGTGTGGTACCCTGCTAGAGAATCCCCCCGCGGACCGagatgagagagaggggcGTCAATCCTCCTGGCGAATCGAAAAGGAGGTGGTTATCCGAGACCGGGATCGGGACTGGGAACGTCGAGGAAGATCATCTTCACGTGGAAGTCGCTACGGCGACAAAGACGAAAAGGTCGATACTAAGTCCTTCATATTGACCCCGCGGTTTGTGGCAAAGTGTCATCGTCCAGATTCAGGGTACGCCTGTTACCTATGCCTGTGTCATCGCGATCGAGACACATTGTGTAAAACCGAGGAGACATTGGTCAGCCATGTTGCCGGCAAGCACAGCATTGCCGAGTACAGGCAGGATCGAGACATCAAGGAGATGGCTCGCACGTTGCCCTATCGTTGA
- the APM4_2 gene encoding clathrin associated protein complex medium subunit (COG:U; EggNog:ENOG503NW0Z): MLSGILIFNQKGENLIFRAFRNDCRPRLADVFRIQVISNAQVRSPILTLGSTTFSHVKHENIYLVAITKSNANAALVFEFLYRLIQLGRGYFAKFDEEAVKNNFVLVYELLDEIIDFGYPQNTETDTLKMYITTEGVRSERAVEDSAKITMQATGALSWRKADVKYRKNEAFVDVIEDVNLLMSATGSVLRADVTGQIIMRAYLSGTPECKFGLNDRLLLDNDGMQTLPSGNRQGSKATKAAAGSVTLEDCQFHQCVKLGKFDSDRIISFVPPDGEFELMRYRATENVNLPFKVHAIVNEVGKTKVEYSIGVRANFGSKLFATNVIVRIPTPLNTARITERCTQGKAKYEPSENNIVWKIGRFTGQSEFVLSAEAELTSMTNQKAWSRPPLSMSFSLLMFTSSGLLVRYLKVFEKSNYSSVKWVRYMTRAGSYEIRF; encoded by the exons ATGCTGTCGGGaatcctcatcttcaaccaGAAGGGCGAGAATCTAATCTTCCGTGCCTTCCGCAACGACTGCCGCCCACGTCTCGCCGATGTCTTCCGCATTCAGGTCATCAGCAATGCCCAGGTCCGCTCACCCATCCTGACCCTCGGCAGCACCACCTTCAGCCATGTCAAACACGAGAACATTTACCTGGTGGCCATCACCAAGAGTAACGCCAATGCCGCTCTCGTTTTTGAGTTTCTCTACCGCTTGATTCAGCTCGGCCGTGGCTACTTTGCCAAGtttgacgaggaggccgtCAAGAACAACTTCGTCCTGGTTTATGAGCTCCTGGATG AAATTATCGACTTTGGCTATCCCCAAAACACCGAGACCGACACGCTCAAGATGTACATCACCACTGAGGGCGTCAGGTCGGAGCGCGCCGTCGAGGACTCGGCCAAGATCACCATGCAGGCCACGGGCGCGCTGTCGTGGCGCAAGGCTGATGTCAAGTACCGCAAGAACGAGGCCTTTGTCGATGTCATTGAGGATGTGAATCTTCTGATGAGCGCAACCGGCTCCGTGCTCCGAGCCGACGTCACCGGCCAGATTATCATGCGCGCCTACCTGAGCGGGACACCCGAGTGCAAGTTTGGCCTCAACGACCGCCTGCTTCTTGACAACGACGGCATGCAGACTCTTCCGAGCGGGAACAGGCAGGGGAGCAAGGCAACCAAGGCGGCTGCCGGCAGTGTGACGCTGGAGGACTGCCAGTTCCACCAATGCGTCAAGCTGGGCAAGTTTGACAGCGACCGCATCATCTCATTTGTGCCGCCTGACGGCGAGTTTGAGCTGATGCGCTACCGTGCCACCGAAAACGTCAATCTGCCCTTCAAGGTCCACGCCATCGTCAACGAGGTCGGCAAGACAAAGGTCGAGTACAGCATCGGTGTGCGCGCCAACTTTGGCTCCAAGCTTTTTGCCACCAACGTTATTGTCCGCATCCCGACCCCGCTCAATACGGCTAGGATCACGGAGCGGTGCACCCAGGGAAAGGCCAAGTACGAGCCGTCGGAAAACAACATTGTCTGGAAAATCGGCCGCTTCACCGGTCAGAGCGAGTTCGTGCTGAgcgccgaggccgagctgACCAGCATGACCAACCAAAAGGCCTGGAGCCGACCGCCACTGAGTATGAGCTTCAGCCTCTTGATGTTCACCAGCTCCGGGCTGCTGGTCCGATACCTAAAAGTGTTCGAGAAGAGCAACTACTCCAGCGTCAAGTGGGTGAGGTACATGACGAGGGCCGGGAGCTACGAGATCAG GTTCTAA
- the CRH1_2 gene encoding transglycosylase (EggNog:ENOG503NUG7; CAZy:GH16; COG:G), which yields MRFSLSPSWPRSLLLGAVALCALATAQTYTSCNPTAKRCPPDVGLPVPKYSIDFRNGPDNNHWSSVGTGSVTYTPNFGGAFTINKQGDSPTIETAWYFFFGRAEVHMRAASGTGIVSCVVLESDDLDEIDWEWIGGERKEVQTNYFGKGNTTTWDRGGKTAMGDTQGLIHNYTIDWTPSLVTWYIDGAIVRTLAYQDALGGRNFPQTPMRLKLGIWAGGDSNNPNGTIDWAGGVTNYTQGPFTMYVESVSVTNLNPAASYFYSDLSGSWKSISMTNVTTGPVPSQAPEPMPVGESGGGQGREKGTDKRDKGGITSDEEPFVTHDVTETASGVASSATGFAGHGGNPITTTTMVSTDRPTEPANIISGGSSLTTRFGLMGILSVAVCTVGMLAAV from the exons ATGcgcttctctctctctccctcgtGGCCTCGTTCTCTGCTGCTAGGTGCCGTGGCCTTGTGTGCCCTGGCCACCGCCCAAACCTACACAAGCTGTAACCCAACGGCCA AGCGCTGTCCCCCTGATGTTGGCCTGCCCGTTCCTAAGTACAGCATTGACTTCCGCAATGGCCCGGACAACAACCATTGGTCATCTGTCGGCACGGGGTCCGTCACGTACACGCCCAATTTCGGCGGTGCCTTCACTATCAACAAGCAAGGTGACTCCCCCACCATAGAGACAGCCTGGTACTTCTTTTTTGGCCGTGCCGAGGTGCACATGAGGGCAGCCAGTGGCACGGGCATCGTCAGTTGTGTGGTCCTAGAGTCGGATGACTTGGACGAAATTGACTGGGAATGGATCGGCGGCGAACGGAAAGAGGTGCAAACCAACTACTTTGGGAAAGGGAACACAACCACCTGGGACCGTGGCGGCAAGACCGCCATGGGAGACACCCAAGGGCTGATACATAACTACACCATCGACTGGACCCCAAGCCTGGTAACATGGTATATCGACGGTGCCATTGTCAGAACCCTGGCCTATCAAGATGCCCTCGGTGGCCGCAATTTTCCTCAGACGCCCATGAGGCTGAAATTGGGCATTTGGGCCGGAGGGGATTCAAATAATCCAAACGGGACAATTGACTGGGCCGGCGGCGTCACCAACTACACCCAGGGGCCGTTTACCATGTACGTAGAGAGCGTCTCGGTCACGAATCTGAATCCAGCGGCGAGTTATTTTTATTCGGATTTGTCCGGAAGCTGGAAAAGCATCTCCATGACAAATGTCACAACCGGGCCTGTGCCAAGCCAAGCTCCAGAACCGATGCCGGTAGGAGAGAGTGGCGGTGGCCAGGGTCGTGAGAAAGGGACAGACAAAAGAGACAAGGGCGGAATCACCAGCGACGAGGAGCCCTTTGTGACCCACGACGTGACCGAAACAGCATCTGGCGTGGCTTCCTCGGCGACCGGTTTTGCCGGACATGGTGGAAATCccatcacaacaaccaccatggTTTCCACAGACCGCCCTACGGAGCCTGCCAACATCATTTCCGGAGGAAGTAGCTTGACGACTCGATTTGGTCTCATGGGGATCTTGAGTGTTGCGGTGTGTACAGTGGGAATGCTGGCAGCAGTTTAA
- a CDS encoding uncharacterized protein (CAZy:GH79; COG:G; EggNog:ENOG503NWG6) → MRNLDSIELGNEPNFYTNSDPIAGGTWNAARDRASQVEWQRALASNLTTSSIISAGVFFGTDKFNNANLAREEGNAMAAVKNFNSHNYPQWAGTYNLARLMSHSAIATQIAPFKAEAAAARVAGKDYIMGETNSATQGGGGISPTFGAALWIVDYVAQSLLLGIKSIYFHQGTIGNCQYCWWGRFSMGNPYYGAYFITAALAEAQRIAPLDSFLNNFGGYAIYKDNKPIRILLINSNYYESGTRSRESFTLTGLPSGLTSVLSKRLTGSSATSRSDRSSPATFGGQTFQDGTCVKQGIEQVEEASVGAGSVTLSLAASEALLVYL, encoded by the exons ATGAGAAACCTGGACTCGATCGAGCTCGGCAACGAACCCAACTTCTACACCAATAGCGACCCGATCGCTGGTGGCACCTGGAACGCAGCTCGGGACCGTGCCAGTCAGGTTGAATGGCAGAGGGCCTTGGCCAGCAATCTGACAACTTCCAGCATCATCTCCGCGGGCGTCTTCTTTGGGACAGACAAATTCAACAATGCGAATCTGGCCAGAGAGGAAGGAAACGCGATGGCAGCTGTCAAAAATTTCAACTCGCATAATTACCCACAGTGGGCAGGGACCTACAATTTGGCAAGACTCATGAGCCATAGCGCGATTGCGACACAGATTGCGCCCTTCAAGGCTGAGGCTGCGGCAGCCAGAGTTGCTGGCAAGGACTATATCATGGGGGAGACAAACAGCGCAACCCAAG GAGGGGGTGGCATAAGCCCAACATTCGGCGCCGCTTTGTGGATCGTAGACTATGTGGCCCAGTCCCTATTATTGGGCATCAAGTCTATCTACTTCCACCAGGGAACTATCGGAAACTGTCAGTACTGTTGGTGGGGCAGGTTCAGTATGGGAAACCCTTATTATGGGGCTTACTTCATCACGGCGGCCCTGGCAGAAGCACAAAGAATTGCTCCGTTGGATAGCTTCTTGAATAACTTTGGGGGATACGCCATCTACAAGGACAACAAGCCCATCCGAATCTTGCTCATCAACTCCAACTACTACGAATCGGGGACCAGATCGAGAGAAAGCTTCACGTTGACTGGACTGCCTTCCGGCCTCACGAGCGTCCTGTCCAAAAGACTGACTGGGAGTAGTGCTACTTCTAGATCCGACAGGTCTAGTCCCGCCACCTTTGGTGGTCAGACTTTCCAAGACGGAACGTGTGTGAAGCAAGGAATCGaacaggtggaggaggctaGCGTGGGAGCGGGGAGTGTTACGTTGAGCTTGGCCGCGTCCGAGGCATTGCTGGTGTACCTGTGA
- a CDS encoding uncharacterized protein (COG:G; EggNog:ENOG503NWG6) has translation MMVSRLCFLWLASYAPHLVAAVSYSVPSSPPSNSSPLLDPAPVGVSLEFFTFPGYMENVTSTMTCLKNFKDLTGSWPPVRVGGTTQDRATYNAQSSAAVTYSVSNPADAPMSLTFGPSFFDLAASYPGRL, from the exons ATGATGGTGAGCAGATTGTGTTTTTTGTGGCTTGCAAGCTATGCACCACATCTCGTTGCAGCTGTTTCGTACAGCGTGCCATCATCGCCTCCATCGAATTCCAGTCCTCTCCTAGATCCGGCGCCGGTGGGCGTGTC ACTGGAATTCTTCACTTTCCCTGGCTACATGGAAAATGTCACGTCCACCATGACGTGCTTGAAGAACTTCAAAGATCTCACCGGCTCATGGCCGCCGGTAAGGGTTGGTGGAACAACGCA AGACCGGGCAACATATAATGCCCAATCATCGGCAGCGGTCACTTACTCTGTCAGCAACCCCGCTGATGCACCCATGAGTCTGACGTTTGGTCCTTCGTTTTTCGACCTGGCGGCCTCATACCCGGGAAGGTTATAA